In the Pseudoliparis swirei isolate HS2019 ecotype Mariana Trench chromosome 21, NWPU_hadal_v1, whole genome shotgun sequence genome, one interval contains:
- the gps2 gene encoding G protein pathway suppressor 2 isoform X2 — protein sequence MPALLERPKLSNAMARALHKHIMRERERKRQEEEEVDKMMEQKMKEEEERKRTKEIEERMSLEETKEQVMKMGEKLQGLQEEKHQLFLQLKKVLHEEEKRRRKEQSDITTLTSASYQPSLPMHGGQHLLSIQGSPVSHSRPGERSKQLFPTAVIPARHYQTPGFSSGSAEHGQFSGSQGVHESYGVAQVQHPSTYVPGPSVPVSFASSSQIRGASAFQAMQYLPHQQPGYPVHSHFTSQPGYIPGAGIPLQKQLEHANQQSGFTDAGVLRPMHPPSMHPAAPGLLPTPALAVQISTAKAPFQTSPQAAPRHGFLPHSQSGQRFYHHGK from the exons ATGCCCGCCCTACTGGAGAGACCCAAGCTGTCCAACGCGATGGCCAGAGCCCTCCACAAGCACatcatgagagagagggagcgcaaGAGACAAG aggaggaagaggtggacaAAATGATGGAGCAAAagatgaaagaggaggaagagaggaagcgaACAAAAGAAATAGAGGAGAGGATGTCTTTGGAGGAAACCAAAGAACAG GTAATGAAAATGGGGGAAAAACTTCAAGGCCTCCAAGAAGAGAAACACCAGCTTTTCTTACAACTCAAGAAGGTACTtcatgaagaggagaagaggcgcAGAAAGGAGCAGAG TGATATCACAACTTTGACATCGGCCAGCTACCAGCCCAGCCTGCCCATGCACGGAGGGCAGCATCTCCTCAGCATTCAAG GAAGCCCAGTCAGCCACAGTCGACCTGGAGAACGCAGTAAACAGCTGTTCCCGACTGCTGTGATTCCA GCTCGTCACTATCAAACTCCCGGGTTCAGCTCGGGCTCAGCAGAGCACGGGCAGTTCAGCGGTAGCCAGGGGGTCCACGAGTCCTATGGGGTTGCTCAGGTCCAGCATCCCTCCACCTACGTCCCTGGACCATCAGTACCTGTCAGTTTCGCAAGCAGTTCTCAGATCAGAG GTGCTTCTGCATTTCAGGCCATGCAGTACCTCCCCCATCAGCAGCCTGGCTACCCTGTTCACAGTCACTTCACCTCCCAGCCTG GGTACATTCCCGGAGCAGGGATACCCCTCCAGAAGCAGCTGGAACATGCCAACCAACAGTCCGGCTTCACCGACGCA GGTGTTTTGAGGCCGATGCATCCACCGTCCATGCATCCTGCAGCTCCGGGACTGCTGCCCACACCGGCGCTGGCAGTCCAGATTTCCACTGCAAAG GCCCCGTTTCAGACCTCTCCCCAGGCTGCTCCTCGGCATGGCTTCCTCCCCCACAGCCAGAGCGGGCAGAGGTTCTACCACCACGGCAAGTAG
- the gabarapa gene encoding GABA(A) receptor-associated protein a encodes MKFQYKEEHPFEKRRSEGEKIRKKYPDRVPVIVEKAPKARIGDLDKKKYLVPSDLTVGQFYFLIRKRIHLRAEDALFFFVNNVIPPTSATMGLLYQEHHEEDFFLYIAYSDESVYGSSQREI; translated from the exons ATGAAGTTCCAGTACAAAGAAGAGCACCCTTTTGAGAAAAGGCGGTCCGAAGGCGAGAAAATCCGGAAGAAGTATCCGGACAGGGTTCCT gtaATTGTGGAGAAAGCCCCCAAAGCCAGAATAGGAGATCTGGACAAGAAGAAATATCTTGTCCCCTCCGACCTGACAG TGGGCCAGTTTTACTTCCTCATCCGGAAAAGAATCCACTTGCGAGCTGAGGAcgctctcttcttctttgtaAACAACGTCATTCCACCCACCTCAGCGACCATGGGACTGTTGTACCAG gagcaTCATGAAGAGGACTTTTTCCTCTACATTGCCTACAGTGATGAGAGTGTGTACGGGAGCAGCCAAAGGGAAATCTGA
- the gps2 gene encoding G protein pathway suppressor 2 isoform X1: MPALLERPKLSNAMARALHKHIMRERERKRQEEEEVDKMMEQKMKEEEERKRTKEIEERMSLEETKEQVMKMGEKLQGLQEEKHQLFLQLKKVLHEEEKRRRKEQRYDITTLTSASYQPSLPMHGGQHLLSIQGSPVSHSRPGERSKQLFPTAVIPARHYQTPGFSSGSAEHGQFSGSQGVHESYGVAQVQHPSTYVPGPSVPVSFASSSQIRGASAFQAMQYLPHQQPGYPVHSHFTSQPGYIPGAGIPLQKQLEHANQQSGFTDAGVLRPMHPPSMHPAAPGLLPTPALAVQISTAKAPFQTSPQAAPRHGFLPHSQSGQRFYHHGK, translated from the exons ATGCCCGCCCTACTGGAGAGACCCAAGCTGTCCAACGCGATGGCCAGAGCCCTCCACAAGCACatcatgagagagagggagcgcaaGAGACAAG aggaggaagaggtggacaAAATGATGGAGCAAAagatgaaagaggaggaagagaggaagcgaACAAAAGAAATAGAGGAGAGGATGTCTTTGGAGGAAACCAAAGAACAG GTAATGAAAATGGGGGAAAAACTTCAAGGCCTCCAAGAAGAGAAACACCAGCTTTTCTTACAACTCAAGAAGGTACTtcatgaagaggagaagaggcgcAGAAAGGAGCAGAGGTA TGATATCACAACTTTGACATCGGCCAGCTACCAGCCCAGCCTGCCCATGCACGGAGGGCAGCATCTCCTCAGCATTCAAG GAAGCCCAGTCAGCCACAGTCGACCTGGAGAACGCAGTAAACAGCTGTTCCCGACTGCTGTGATTCCA GCTCGTCACTATCAAACTCCCGGGTTCAGCTCGGGCTCAGCAGAGCACGGGCAGTTCAGCGGTAGCCAGGGGGTCCACGAGTCCTATGGGGTTGCTCAGGTCCAGCATCCCTCCACCTACGTCCCTGGACCATCAGTACCTGTCAGTTTCGCAAGCAGTTCTCAGATCAGAG GTGCTTCTGCATTTCAGGCCATGCAGTACCTCCCCCATCAGCAGCCTGGCTACCCTGTTCACAGTCACTTCACCTCCCAGCCTG GGTACATTCCCGGAGCAGGGATACCCCTCCAGAAGCAGCTGGAACATGCCAACCAACAGTCCGGCTTCACCGACGCA GGTGTTTTGAGGCCGATGCATCCACCGTCCATGCATCCTGCAGCTCCGGGACTGCTGCCCACACCGGCGCTGGCAGTCCAGATTTCCACTGCAAAG GCCCCGTTTCAGACCTCTCCCCAGGCTGCTCCTCGGCATGGCTTCCTCCCCCACAGCCAGAGCGGGCAGAGGTTCTACCACCACGGCAAGTAG